One Chryseobacterium indoltheticum DNA segment encodes these proteins:
- a CDS encoding DUF2795 domain-containing protein encodes MYWTLELASYLSDAPWPMTKAELIDYAIRTGAPMEVVENLQAIEDEGEIYDAIDEIWSDYPTDEDYLWNEDEY; translated from the coding sequence ATGTACTGGACATTAGAATTAGCTTCATATCTAAGCGACGCACCTTGGCCGATGACAAAAGCAGAACTTATCGACTATGCAATCAGAACTGGTGCACCAATGGAAGTGGTAGAAAACCTTCAGGCAATTGAAGACGAAGGAGAAATTTACGATGCTATCGACGAAATTTGGAGCGATTATCCAACAGATGAAGATTATCTTTGGAACGAAGACGAATATTAA